The Perca fluviatilis chromosome 2, GENO_Pfluv_1.0, whole genome shotgun sequence genome includes a region encoding these proteins:
- the zbtb44 gene encoding zinc finger and BTB domain-containing protein 44 isoform X4, whose protein sequence is MDEGVSEGLPSMQSTSNTGGHAEDDERYRALFQLAARLEGIQYPYHLYISPSARSGTNGPDRPFQCPTCGVRFTRIQNLKQHMLIHSGIKPFQCDRCGKKFTRAYSLKMHRLKHEGKRCFRCQICSATFTSFGEYKHHMRVSRHIIRKPRIYECKTCGAMFTNSGNLIVHLRSLNHEASELANYFQSSDFLVPDYLSQVQEEEEALGVQYELEESEHHPVYPGSTSTTTAASSSSSVQMPVISQVSSSTQNCENSSGFLSPEPLDPLEAPASLKMDADETVAMTEDTKLDNSVDGSSPEVFEEEQQQHAQGKELASITIE, encoded by the exons ATGGATGAGGGAGTGTCTGAGGGCTTGCCTTCAATGCAGAGCACCTCCAACACTGGAGGACACGCAGAAGATGATGAAAGGTATCGTGCTTTGTTTCAACTTGCAGCAAG GTTAGAAGGTATTCAGTATCCATACCACCTCTATATCAGCCCCTCAGCCAGGTCTGGCACCAATGGCCCCGACAGGCCCTTCCAATGTCCAACCTGCGGAGTCAGATTCACACGCATTCAAAATCTGAAGCAGCATATGCTCATACACTCCG GCATTAAGCCTTTCCAGTGTGACCGCTGTGGGAAAAAGTTCACACGGGCCTACTCCCTAAAGATGCATCGGCTGAAGCACGAAGGTAAACGCTGTTTCCGGTGCCAGATTTGTAGCGCCACATTCACGTCCTTCGGTGAATATAAGCACCACATGAGGGTCTCCCGACACATAATCCGCAAGCCGCGGATTTACGAGTGCAAAACGTGCGGGGCCATGTTCACCAACTCTGGCAATTTAATTGTACACCTGAGGAGTCTGAACCATGAGGCATCCGAACTAGCAAACTACTTCCAGAGCAG tGATTTCCTCGTGCCCGACTACCTGAGCCAGgtacaggaggaggaggaggcgctGGGAGTCCAGTATGAGCTGGAGGAGTCCGAACATCACCCCGTCTACCCGGGCAGCACCTCCACCACCACTGCAGCATCGTCCTCCTCCTCAGTCCAGATGCCCGTCATCTCCCAGGTCTCCTCCTCTACCCAGAATTGCGAGAATTCCTCCGGCTTCCTTTCACCCGAGCCCCTGGACCCCCTGGAAGCCCCAGCCTCCCTCAAGATGGACGCTGATGAGACGGTTGCCATGACAGAGGACACCAAGTTGGACAACAGTGTAGACGGCAGTTCCCCAGAGGTGTTTgaagaagagcagcagcagcatgcccAGGGCAAGGAGCTGGCTTCCATTACCATAGAGTGA
- the zbtb44 gene encoding zinc finger and BTB domain-containing protein 44 isoform X5, translating into MDEGVSEGLPSMQSTSNTGGHAEDDERLEGIQYPYHLYISPSARSGTNGPDRPFQCPTCGVRFTRIQNLKQHMLIHSGIKPFQCDRCGKKFTRAYSLKMHRLKHEGKRCFRCQICSATFTSFGEYKHHMRVSRHIIRKPRIYECKTCGAMFTNSGNLIVHLRSLNHEASELANYFQSSDFLVPDYLSQVQEEEEALGVQYELEESEHHPVYPGSTSTTTAASSSSSVQMPVISQVSSSTQNCENSSGFLSPEPLDPLEAPASLKMDADETVAMTEDTKLDNSVDGSSPEVFEEEQQQHAQGKELASITIE; encoded by the exons ATGGATGAGGGAGTGTCTGAGGGCTTGCCTTCAATGCAGAGCACCTCCAACACTGGAGGACACGCAGAAGATGATGAAAG GTTAGAAGGTATTCAGTATCCATACCACCTCTATATCAGCCCCTCAGCCAGGTCTGGCACCAATGGCCCCGACAGGCCCTTCCAATGTCCAACCTGCGGAGTCAGATTCACACGCATTCAAAATCTGAAGCAGCATATGCTCATACACTCCG GCATTAAGCCTTTCCAGTGTGACCGCTGTGGGAAAAAGTTCACACGGGCCTACTCCCTAAAGATGCATCGGCTGAAGCACGAAGGTAAACGCTGTTTCCGGTGCCAGATTTGTAGCGCCACATTCACGTCCTTCGGTGAATATAAGCACCACATGAGGGTCTCCCGACACATAATCCGCAAGCCGCGGATTTACGAGTGCAAAACGTGCGGGGCCATGTTCACCAACTCTGGCAATTTAATTGTACACCTGAGGAGTCTGAACCATGAGGCATCCGAACTAGCAAACTACTTCCAGAGCAG tGATTTCCTCGTGCCCGACTACCTGAGCCAGgtacaggaggaggaggaggcgctGGGAGTCCAGTATGAGCTGGAGGAGTCCGAACATCACCCCGTCTACCCGGGCAGCACCTCCACCACCACTGCAGCATCGTCCTCCTCCTCAGTCCAGATGCCCGTCATCTCCCAGGTCTCCTCCTCTACCCAGAATTGCGAGAATTCCTCCGGCTTCCTTTCACCCGAGCCCCTGGACCCCCTGGAAGCCCCAGCCTCCCTCAAGATGGACGCTGATGAGACGGTTGCCATGACAGAGGACACCAAGTTGGACAACAGTGTAGACGGCAGTTCCCCAGAGGTGTTTgaagaagagcagcagcagcatgcccAGGGCAAGGAGCTGGCTTCCATTACCATAGAGTGA